Proteins from a single region of Ziziphus jujuba cultivar Dongzao chromosome 1, ASM3175591v1:
- the LOC107433158 gene encoding putative fasciclin-like arabinogalactan protein 20: MASKLVLSVLLFLVLVATQAEGNNNFNLVMASRTLSDKGYQPPLTLLQYHVVPSKLDGHALESLPHGSKIDTLLLGHPLVVTTLPTDEFASINGVKVAERDLYNDGGLIVHGVDNFFDPAF, from the exons ATGGCATCCAAATTAGTTTTGAGCGTTCTTCTTTTTCTGGTCCTTGTCGCAACTCAAGCTGAAGGAAACAATAACTTCAACTTGGTCATGGCATCAAGAACCCTCTCCGATAAAGGTTACCAA CCACCGTTAACTCTGCTTCAGTATCATGTTGTGCCTTCAAAACTTGATGGTCATGCTCTggaatctcttcctcatggttCCAAGATTGATACGCTGCTTCTCGGTCATCCTCTGGTAGTCACTACTCTACCAACCGATGAATTCGCATCCATCAATGGAGTCAAAGTCGCTGAAAGGGATCTTTATAACGATGGAGGTTTGATTGTTCATGGCGTTGATAACTTCTTCGATCCTGCTTTTTAG
- the LOC132800369 gene encoding uncharacterized protein LOC132800369 gives MASKSLFCVLVLVVLLSIQAEGNNNNNFNLAVASKSLSDKGYHAMSMIFDIFFKIHDVSEWLSGNSTLTVFCPPDSAFFSSKYPQPPLTLLQYHVVPLKLDIGALASLPHGSKIDTLLLGHPLVVTTLQKDEDASLNGVIVTEWNLYNEGGLIIHGVDNFFDPAFQTLIYPWFDVKNNIHAEVVSGFSWVIRELKDNWSLLFALALMVVIVLGLLGRYVYCCKDNKDEYERMQQQEEAVDHVLDVKAVYV, from the coding sequence ATGGCATCAAAATCGTTGTTCTGCGTTCTTGTTTTGGTGGTTCTTCTCTCAATCCAAGCTGAaggtaacaacaacaacaacttcaACTTGGCAGTGGCATCGAAATCTCTCTCTGACAAAGGCTATCATGCAATGTCCATGATCTTTGACATCTTCTTCAAGATCCACGATGTTTCCGAATGGTTATCCGGCAATTCCACGCTCACTGTGTTTTGTCCTCCGGACAGTGCGTTCTTCTCCTCCAAATACCCACAGCCGCCATTAACACTGCTTCAGTATCATGTTGTGCCTCTGAAGCTCGACATTGGTGCTCTGGCATCTCTTCCTCACGGTTCCAAGATTGATACTCTGCTTCTTGGCCATCCCCTGGTTGTCACTACTCTTCAAAAAGATGAAGATGCATCTCTCAATGGAGTCATAGTGACTGAATGGAATCTTTATAATGAAGGAGGTTTGATCATCCATGGCGTTGATAACTTCTTTGATCCTGCTTTCCAAACCCTGATATATCCCTGGTTCGATGTGAAGAACAATATCCATGCAGAAGTAGTCAGCGGATTTTCTTGGGTGATAAGagaattaaaagataattgGTCTCTGCTGTTCGCATTGGCATTAATGGTGGTGATTGTTTTGGGTCTACTTGGGCGCTACGTTTATTGCTGCAAAGATAATAAAGATGAATATGAGCGTATGCAGCAGCAGGAGGAGGCAGTTGATCATGTTCTTGATGTTAAAGCTGTTTATGTTTAG